The genomic segment CAAAAATCGTGCGCCTCAATCCCGAAGCAGACCTGGCTTTACTCAAACTCACCATTCCCCATCTGATGAAAAAACCAGTGCCTTTTCTCCTGCGACTGGGCAAAACATCGGACCTGCAATGGGGCAATTTTGTCTATATCGCGGGTCATCCAAAAAACAAAATACGCCTCACAGCGGGCACAGTGAGTTTGGACGAGGACAAAGATCGGTTTTTTGTCGATGCGCCCATCCGTGCAGGCTACAGTGGCGGGCCTGTAGTTGCCGTGCGAGATGGCTTGCCCCATCTTGAACTCGTGGGCCTTTGTCGCGGAGCCACAACTGAAACATTCCGCTTGCTGGTACCCAACCGAAAATTGAACGAAGGTGCGACATTATCGCCCGACTTGCTCGGTCACATCTCGGTTGAAGAGCGCGAAGTAGTAGAACCCGGTCTGGGTATCATCGTGGGAATAGAAGCCGTCAAACGCTTTTTATTGGACAGTCGCGAACCGCTCCGAGAGGCCGGTATAAATATCAAAACCGATGCGGCAATGCGCATGTGGGGGTTTTGAAACCGGGCGGATTTGTATTATATTGACGGGACGGCACGATCCGTGCCTTTGTCATTGCGGCATGCTTTTAGCCGCAATCCAGAAGGTTTTTGCTAACCGCTTTTTACAAGGAGACCAAAATGAAACATCTTACTGCTTCTTTGCTGACCTTATTCCTTCTACCCGTTCTGGTCGGGGCGCACTGCGAAATACCGTGTGGGATCTATGGCGATGAGGGTCGTTTTGCTCTGCTATTGGAAAATGTGACCACCATTGAAAAGTCGATGAATGAAATCAACAAATTATCG from the Gemmatimonadota bacterium genome contains:
- a CDS encoding serine protease; protein product: MQNLYYLIALLCFGGCAAQYVLAPDGEYDYRVPVGRKDARAGFETLFASTVKVVWTPQYTNVFYTHDMRNDRGFPLHLPLTDENSPTGYRLLRNGIRETVDSYSKVGTALVISRQSVANQYNFAVALTNAHLVTAPDTIRYFMRDARGLETNVLERISIKISTSLHVVNRDGESISAKIVRLNPEADLALLKLTIPHLMKKPVPFLLRLGKTSDLQWGNFVYIAGHPKNKIRLTAGTVSLDEDKDRFFVDAPIRAGYSGGPVVAVRDGLPHLELVGLCRGATTETFRLLVPNRKLNEGATLSPDLLGHISVEEREVVEPGLGIIVGIEAVKRFLLDSREPLREAGINIKTDAAMRMWGF